Below is a genomic region from Paenibacillus rhizovicinus.
GGAGAATGCGAGTCTTCAATGACTCGTTAATCCGCTGCTCCAGCGCAGCGATGTTCTTCCGGTCGGTTACGTCCAGCGTGGATTCGCTTGCGATGATCTTCGCCGAACCATTGCAGGTGATGTCGAACCGGATCCGATCCCCTTTCAGAACCGGCCGAATTATCGTTTTATGGCCGTACATCAGCAAGCTGATCATCTTGCCGTCCGATGGGGACGCGAACCGCATGACGCCTTCCTTCATTTCATTCCTGATCCACTGCGCTGCCCTTAGTTCCTTGGAATCGAGCTGCGCTACGAGCTTGCCTTGATGGAATACGGCAGCTCCGTCTGTTCCCATCCACTTATTGCCTCCCTTCTCCGACTCCGCGCCCATCACGCCGAATACCAGCATGGGCAGGACGAAGTCCCCGCCTGTCATCGCGGTCACCAGCACGTCCTTCGCGGTCACTGCCAACGTCGTTTGCTGTTTCGCATAGGACGTCAAAATATCGGTCAAAAACCGTTCGAAGGTTAACGGAATATTGCCGACTTGCTTTGCGTTTCCTTCGGTCACGTACACGTTCGCGTTAATGTGAATGCTCGTATCGCGCAGCAGGAAATCGACGATCGGATATATCCCGTCCTGTGCAAATGCTTGGCTGATCAGAATATTCCGCAATTGACCGAATGTGATTTGACGCGACAAATCGCCTTGAATGAGCCGGAACGCTTCGCCCACGTCGCGGCCGGTCTTCGTGACGAGCGCGAACGACGGCTGGGTCGACGTAGTCGCCCCGCTCGTAACGCCTCCGTTTAAGCGGTTCGGCAGCGGAAAGCCGAGCGTAAGCTCAATTCCGTTCTTGGACTCGTCCAGCATCATGATTCGGGCGAAGGCCCTTTCGTTGAGCTCGACGCTTGACCAGCATCCGCCGAGCGCCGCGGCCATGCTGAGGACGAGAAACATGCAGCTCCATTTGCGAAGTGCCGAACCTATCACGCTTCATTCCTCCTCTTCGTCTTTCACGTCCCAATTCCGTCCGCCGGAGCGCTTCCCGTTCTTATAGGCGCCCGAGAAAGACGGATTGGAACGCATCGCCCACCATGGCGTGCGGACGAATACGTCTTTCAGATCGCTTTTGTTGCGCGGCGTGAGCGGCTCCAGATAAGGAAGACCGAACGAGCGCAGCTCGATGAGGTGAAAGTACAGCAGAATCATGCCGCAGGCGATGCCGAACAAGCCGAATAGCCCGGCCAGCAGCATGAGCGGAAATCGGATCAGGCGGAAAGCAAGCCCCAGATCGTAATGCGGAATAATGAAAGAAGCGATGCCCGTCATCGAGACAATGATGACCATGCTGGCAGATACGATGCCTGCTTGCACCGCGGCGGTTCCGATGATCAGCGCCCCAATAATCGAGACGGCTTGTCCGATGACCTTCGGTATGCGCAGCGATGCTTCCCGCAAGGCTTCGAAGGACAGCTCCATAACGAAAGCCTCCAGCAAGGCGGGGAAAGGGACGTTTTCCCTTGCGGCCGCGACGGTCACCAAGAGCCGCTCCGGAATAATGTCGGGATGAAACGTCGTGATCGCGATATAGAAGGATGGCAGCGAAATCGAGATCAGCAGGAAGATGTAGCGAATGAAC
It encodes:
- a CDS encoding Ger(x)C family spore germination protein — protein: MIGSALRKWSCMFLVLSMAAALGGCWSSVELNERAFARIMMLDESKNGIELTLGFPLPNRLNGGVTSGATTSTQPSFALVTKTGRDVGEAFRLIQGDLSRQITFGQLRNILISQAFAQDGIYPIVDFLLRDTSIHINANVYVTEGNAKQVGNIPLTFERFLTDILTSYAKQQTTLAVTAKDVLVTAMTGGDFVLPMLVFGVMGAESEKGGNKWMGTDGAAVFHQGKLVAQLDSKELRAAQWIRNEMKEGVMRFASPSDGKMISLLMYGHKTIIRPVLKGDRIRFDITCNGSAKIIASESTLDVTDRKNIAALEQRINESLKTRILQTIAHLQSQRSDAFLLGQRIRWQSPRKWNKIKGNWSDIYQNQIAVDAKVSIAIKWFGGAQKPVWNIDLFKEEGSG